DNA from Raphanus sativus cultivar WK10039 unplaced genomic scaffold, ASM80110v3 Scaffold1840, whole genome shotgun sequence:
TATTTGTATGTCTAGGGTATATGAGTTTTTTTACCTATTAAATAAAACAGTTTGGTCATTTTTTAcctaaaatctatttttatgacaaaaaaattaaaataatctatttattaGAATTGCATATTTTATTACTGAGTTCCAGCCGTTTCAGGTGGAAGCCTTCTCTCATAACTTCTACTGTCAATTACAAGAGTTTACACAAACACAAATTGTGTACACCTTTTCTTCTTGAAAACTTGCTTCCTTCCTTTATAAATGACATCTTTGAGGGTATGCAGGAGTTCAACGCAAGAGTTTCCTATTACGGACTCAAAAACCTACCTTATATTGAAGAAGGGACACACGTCCCCTCGTTAGATTACGCACCTCCCGAATACATATTATCAGGCAACAAATTTCCCCTTGCTCCTCCCCCAAAGTTTTCAAATAACCACTGAATTTTAAAGACACTGATGTTACGAGTTTGCAATTACTAAAATACAGGGAAGTTGGACATGTCGGGCGATGTGTACAGCTTTGGTGCTATACTGCTCCAGATGTTAACTGGTTTAAAAATGCGGCACATAATTCTAAAAATACGAAATGACAGTGAAAGCATTGCTGAGATGATCGATCCAGATCTAGAGAATAGCTATCCTCTTCAAGAGGGGATGCGTATGTGCGAGATTATTAAACAATGCCTTGAGGAAGACCCGAAGAATCGACCATCCATGCAACAGGTGCTGGATAGTTTGAATGGGATAGCTCGGACTTGAGTAAGAGTTGTAAAggctaaaaaaatatttccactAGCTATAAGACAATTATAATATAGTCGAAATACGCATATGCATATATACATTTGTATTAAACAAGTGCGAATGGAGTTAGTATATGTCAATAAGTAactttatttgttttcaaatcAGATGAAAGGGTGTTTCAAAATCTCCGGATCTGTTAATACGGTCAATTAAATCTCAATGGATTTGTATTTCGAATTCCATGTACCAAAACGGACGTTATCGAGCCTTTTATTATTacattaattgataaaaatgtaaatcataaatttttaattttttcgtttATAAGTTGTGGAAACGTTAAAGAGTTTTAACCCAAACCTTTTTGACTTCTCATTCACTCTATAGTCTATACCTTCTCGGCTTATCGATCTCGTTCAAACAAAGAAAGCTTCGTTGATCTCCCTCTCACGTGGACTCCTTTTTAAAAGTAAGTTTATGTAATTGATCGTAAACATGATATATTAATGTAGATACAATATGTACACTAAACGATACAAAATGATCGATACACTTTATTTTGGTCTACCTTGAATATAGAAGACAAAAATTCAACCACGTCCATGGCAAATGGAGGGGGCAACGGCGGTGGTGGAAACAATAACAACAATGGAGGTGCCAACGGCGGTGGGGGAAACAATAACAACAATGGAGGTGCCAACGGCGGTGGGGGAAACAATAACAACAGAGGAGGGGGCAATAGGACGGTGGAGTTACAGCCCCACCCGGTGAAAGAACAACTCCCTGGAATTCAGTATTGTGTCAACAGTCCTCCTCCTTGGTgtatgttttaacaaaaaattaaatcgttTTGCTAATTTAGTTTGCTTATGTTTAAACAACTTATGTGTGTAACTAATATTGTTCTGGTGTTACAGTTGAAGCGTTAGTGTTGGGTTTTCAGCATTATTTGTTGAGTCTTGGCATCACGGTTCTTATTCCAAGCCTTTTAGTTCCACACATGGGAGGTGGTGATGTAAGTTTTGATCTAACTTCATTTTATGACTGTGTTTTAcctataattttcaaataaatttattgtttcTTAAGGTATAAAGGTTAGAAAGTTTAAAgacttatatacatattttcataattattaacAAATCTCAACGTCTACATAATGTAGGCTTctagattttgattttacaatcatgttaaacaaaacaaattattcaTTTCTGgacattttttttagaaagaatTTTTGGAGCTATTTGAGTGGTAGTTAACAAATATACCTCAAGATCGTTTATATACCGATCaaactaatatttttgttttaatgaaATCTTAAAGAATCATAAAAAGGATTATTTAAcattaaaaatgtttcaaattattcaattttcggtgtatattttttaactattcAGAAATTTATGTCTTGAATTATGATTTCTCAGGCAGAGAAGGCTAGAGTTATACAAACAATGCTATTTGTATCTGGACTAACAACATTGCTCCAGTCTTTCTTTGGAACTCGATTGCCTGTGATAGCGGCTCCTTCTTATGCCTATATCATACCTATCACTTCCATCATTTCCTCAACCCGCTTCACTTACTACACTGATCCTTTTGAAGTAAGTCTTAACATTAGTTTCATCATTTATTCTTACGAAACCGGTAATCCTTTTGAAGTAAGCCTTTTAGTTTATTCTTACAAACTAAATTTCACTGATAAAAACGGTTGGACCACATAATTTAATAGAGGTTTGTGGGAACAATGAGAAGCATACAAGGGGCTCTGATTATCGCCGGCTGTTTCCAAGTTCTTGTATGTTTCTTAGGCCTATGGAGAAATGTCGTAAggtaaaataactaatattacTTCACTTAATCTGAAGTGGGACTCATAAACTAAACAGAACTATATTTTTGGTTGTGTGTTTATTAGATTTCTAAGCCCACTCTCAATTGCTCCTTTGGCAACGTTTGCTGGACTAGGACTCTACCAAATCGGCTTCCCTTTGGTATGTTTTCCATACTCTCATTTTTGTTGGTTATtgaaaactttatattattgatgtttatcatgtatttttttttctagttggCGAGATGCGTTGAAGTGGGACTTCCCGGGTTGATTTTACTTGTTTTAGTCACCCAGGTAAAGGTCTAAACAATTGCTTCTTTTATTACAcgtgattatataaaaaaaactataaataatttggTATACAAGTTCACGTACAAAACTTAATGAACGtccatgtttttctttgtgtaaTGTAGTACTTACCGCGCTTTCTGAAGATGAAGAAAGGGGTGTTTTGGGATGGATCAAGATGTGACCGTTATGGGATGATGATATGCATTCCATTGGTTTGGTTGTTAGCTCTATTACTCACATCGAGTGGTGTATACAACCATAAATCTCAAACTACTCAAATCAGTTGCCGTACAGACCGTAATGGTCTTATCACCAACACTCCTTGGTCAGTTCTTCTACTTGAATGTTTTATATTTGGCGATTTCACTATTTAGTTACAACTTTATTGTTTCTATATTCTCTCTATGTGAATTACAATAGGATATACTTACCATATCCTTTCCAATGGGGAAGCCCAACCTTCTACTTCACTGATTCTTTTGCGATGATGGCTGCCTCTTTCGTCACTCTATTTGAGGTTACTCTTTCGTTTTGTATATGAAATTGATCATTTGAAATTTTAGTACTAAATACTGAAATCATGGACACATAAAGTTTAATTTACTATTACAATTAAGAGTGCAAGTTTGTTACATATTATTGCAGTCGACCGGTTTGTTCTACGCATCTGCAAGATATGGAAGTGCGACACCGATCCCACCATCAGTTATCAGCCGTGGTACTGGCTGGCTGGTTAGTCTAAGAGGAACTTACTTAGTTGCATTGTCTTTAACCGTttgttaattatgttttattaacatcttttaaatatatgattgcATATCGTGTAGGGAGTTGGAGTATTACTCAATGGCATGCTTGGAGGCGTCTCAGGGATCACAACCTCATCGTAACGAACCTCATTTctaaattaactttttatttatttcttgagcatttattattttttaaagtattaaTTATGGTAAACGCtaattattatatggttaacGTTAATGTTCAGAGAAAATATTGGAATTTTGGCCATGACTAAAATTGGGAGTCGAAGAGTGATACAAATTTCGGCTGCCTTCATGATTTTCTTCTCCATTTtcggtatatatatatatatatactttctgtTATAAACTATATCTTCTTATGTATAAATGAATTTGCTGGATATTTTCCAGTTTACTTTCTTATTTCTATTTATCAAAATGCAGGAAAATTTGGAGCTTTTTTCGCGTCCATACCATTACCAATCATGGCGTCCGTTTACTGCATGGTCTTGTGTTTTGTGTGTAAGTCTCTTCATCACATCACACTTTTACtatcaaattaaaattacattttcatataataatatgctttgttttttcactaaaaatcaaatcaaattcaATGCAATGTAGCTTCTGCGGGCATTAGCTTTCTACAGTTTTGCAACCTCAACAGCTTCAACACCAAATTCATTTTGGGATTTTCATTTTTCATGGCTATTTCAATCCCTCAATACTTCAGAGAATACTATAATGGAGGCTGGCGGTCTGATCATCACTCGAACTGGGTCAGTACATTCCCTTATATACTTTGTGAAAAGAATTAAAACATACTTATCAAATTGTGCTTTTCTTGGATTATATACGAAACAGTTGGAAGATGTGATAAGAGTGATATTCATGTCACATACAACGGTTGCGGGAATGATAGCAATAGTGCTTGATTGCACATTGTCTCGTGAGAGCGATGAAGCCAGGAAAGATTGTGGGCTAAAATGGTGGGAGAAGTTTCGACTATACAATCTTGATGTCCGAAACGATGAGTTTTATGGTCTACCTTGCTGCCTCAACAAATTCTTCCCTTCTCACTGAAACTatcacaaaatatatttctttgtAGTATTTTGcctttagaatattttatttattctcatGTCCTAGAATTTTATAGAGtttgttatatttttctattttatttagcTGGTTACATATTTATCTTCAATTTTTATATGCTATATAATAGTTTGTgctataattaattacaaaaaaaaattccaaacaTATATAGTAAAGTTAAACTCAATTTATAAATTGAATTCTATTAAACTCTACAATTTcagttcaaataaaataaacgtGTTATTtctgtaaaaacaaaaagaaaataaaacaaatatttgtactttcactgattttataaaaataataatttcgcGCGTAATAAACTAATTACCAATGATTATCTAAACACACACACTTTTGTAAATTGGAGGACATAGATTGGGctttgaacaaaacaaaacatagatAACAGGTTTCGTTGGAGAGTATAAAATTGTCGGGTTCGTTAAGGGTTCCAGTGGGCTTTTAGGGTTTTAGAGCGGTAAGGAAACAGACGCGGAAGAATAGGCGCGTAACggcttattattttattaatttgaaattaGAAAAAGGAAATTTACTGAAACGGACCGGACGTCAAAGTGTCAGATGTCACTCTGACACTCTCAAATAATCTGACAACTGTTCAAATCgttagttttcttttatttatttttcttatttctgATATAGAAAATTCGAACAAGATCATAGAATCccgctcctcctcctcctcctcctcctcctcctcctattTCAACAAGCCTTCTCCACTGGAGATTCGCAGTTTCCATATTCATGATCTGAAGGTATCATCACTTCTCCATATTATCTGAAATTTGTTGATCTGTTAGATTGTTCTGTTTCATGATTGATCTATGTTTTCAGACAGTGTTCGCTctcttgttttctcttttcttcttgttATTTGCGCGGGATGGTTAAGACAATAATGATCAATAGTTTTTTGGTTACATATGATTTGTGTCCAAGGATGAGAAACA
Protein-coding regions in this window:
- the LOC130504861 gene encoding probable serine/threonine-protein kinase PBL8, with the translated sequence MQEFNARVSYYGLKNLPYIEEGTHVPSLDYAPPEYILSGKLDMSGDVYSFGAILLQMLTGLKMRHIILKIRNDSESIAEMIDPDLENSYPLQEGMRMCEIIKQCLEEDPKNRPSMQQVLDSLNGIART
- the LOC130504860 gene encoding putative nucleobase-ascorbate transporter 10, with product MANGGGNGGGGNNNNNGGANGGGGNNNNNGGANGGGGNNNNRGGGNRTVELQPHPVKEQLPGIQYCVNSPPPWFEALVLGFQHYLLSLGITVLIPSLLVPHMGGGDAEKARVIQTMLFVSGLTTLLQSFFGTRLPVIAAPSYAYIIPITSIISSTRFTYYTDPFERFVGTMRSIQGALIIAGCFQVLVCFLGLWRNVVRFLSPLSIAPLATFAGLGLYQIGFPLLARCVEVGLPGLILLVLVTQYLPRFLKMKKGVFWDGSRCDRYGMMICIPLVWLLALLLTSSGVYNHKSQTTQISCRTDRNGLITNTPWIYLPYPFQWGSPTFYFTDSFAMMAASFVTLFESTGLFYASARYGSATPIPPSVISRGTGWLGVGVLLNGMLGGVSGITTSSENIGILAMTKIGSRRVIQISAAFMIFFSIFGKFGAFFASIPLPIMASVYCMVLCFVSSAGISFLQFCNLNSFNTKFILGFSFFMAISIPQYFREYYNGGWRSDHHSNWLEDVIRVIFMSHTTVAGMIAIVLDCTLSRESDEARKDCGLKWWEKFRLYNLDVRNDEFYGLPCCLNKFFPSH